A single window of Streptomyces xanthii DNA harbors:
- a CDS encoding PucR family transcriptional regulator: protein MPAFRVHVQAQVSAAEVPPLTPAPAPARRPPASGITVAEALGLPCLAGARLVAGGRGADRVIRVANIMEVPDIVRWMRGGELLLTTAYALRDDEEALAALVPSLAGRGLAGLGVKIGPYLPRLPDPLLRAADELGFPVLELPGEVMFNDVLAEVIGTVLNRRALTLERTQEVHERLATAALRDGSYQELTRALAELADCPAAVLGPDGTLLAGAGGPPQDCTPTAERAIGVQGAGVAAGRVALWCAQPPTEGQLAALEHAATLAAMVAAQERAVAGRERRYRALLLTELVSGRPQDPTETARRATAMGWELDVPRAAVLVELSASASAPPSERPAEERLLPFVRAVVGPRAIGWGVPSGLALLVEPGGALRDVCRAVFDAVSTALPAARVRVGAGGVQADFADLHLSYREAQAALALGRELYGGTFVCEHRDLGVYRLLDQLPARELRRLVEEALGPLIAYDSAHEGSLVHSLGVYLARDRNGVEAAERLHIHYNTLRYRLKQIERLTGGFDRDPMTRLQTELAVHAHRLLAARARV from the coding sequence GTGCCAGCCTTCCGAGTGCACGTCCAGGCCCAGGTGAGCGCGGCGGAGGTCCCCCCGCTCACACCCGCCCCCGCGCCCGCGAGACGCCCTCCCGCGTCCGGGATCACGGTCGCGGAGGCGCTCGGGCTGCCCTGCCTGGCCGGGGCCCGGCTCGTGGCGGGCGGCCGGGGCGCGGACCGGGTGATCCGGGTCGCGAACATCATGGAAGTACCGGACATCGTGCGCTGGATGCGCGGCGGCGAACTGCTCCTGACGACGGCGTACGCGCTGCGCGACGACGAGGAGGCGCTGGCGGCGCTCGTGCCGTCACTGGCCGGTCGCGGACTGGCGGGGCTCGGTGTGAAGATCGGACCGTATCTGCCGCGGCTGCCGGACCCGTTGCTGCGGGCGGCGGACGAACTCGGTTTCCCGGTGCTGGAGTTGCCGGGCGAGGTGATGTTCAACGATGTCCTCGCCGAGGTGATCGGCACGGTCCTGAACCGGCGGGCGCTGACCCTGGAGCGCACCCAGGAGGTGCACGAGCGGCTGGCGACGGCCGCGCTGCGGGACGGCTCCTACCAGGAACTGACGCGGGCGCTGGCCGAGTTGGCGGACTGCCCGGCGGCGGTGCTCGGCCCGGACGGGACGCTGCTGGCGGGCGCGGGCGGGCCGCCGCAGGACTGCACGCCGACGGCCGAGCGGGCGATCGGGGTGCAGGGAGCGGGCGTTGCGGCGGGACGGGTCGCGCTGTGGTGTGCGCAGCCGCCCACGGAGGGCCAGTTGGCGGCGCTGGAACACGCGGCGACGCTGGCGGCGATGGTCGCGGCGCAGGAGCGGGCGGTGGCCGGCCGGGAGCGCCGCTACCGGGCGCTACTGCTCACGGAGCTCGTCTCGGGGCGCCCGCAGGACCCCACGGAGACGGCCCGCCGGGCCACCGCGATGGGCTGGGAGCTGGACGTGCCGCGCGCGGCCGTCCTGGTGGAGCTGAGCGCGTCGGCGTCGGCGCCGCCGTCCGAGCGGCCGGCCGAGGAGCGGTTGCTGCCGTTCGTGCGGGCCGTGGTCGGGCCGCGCGCGATCGGCTGGGGCGTGCCGTCGGGCCTGGCGCTGCTGGTCGAGCCGGGCGGGGCGCTGCGGGACGTGTGCCGGGCGGTGTTCGACGCGGTGTCGACGGCGCTGCCCGCGGCGCGGGTGCGGGTCGGGGCGGGCGGCGTGCAGGCGGACTTCGCGGATCTGCACCTGAGTTACCGCGAGGCGCAGGCCGCGCTCGCCCTGGGCCGTGAGCTGTACGGCGGCACGTTCGTGTGCGAGCACCGGGACCTCGGCGTGTACCGGCTGCTGGACCAGTTGCCGGCGCGGGAGCTGCGCCGTCTGGTCGAGGAGGCCCTGGGGCCGCTGATCGCGTACGACTCCGCGCACGAGGGCAGCCTCGTGCACAGTCTGGGCGTGTACCTGGCCCGGGACCGCAACGGGGTGGAGGCCGCCGAGCGCCTCCACATCCACTACAACACCCTGCGCTACCGCCTCAAGCAGATCGAGCGCCTCACAGGCGGTTTCGACCGGGACCCGATGACCCGGCTCCAGACCGAACTGGCCGTGCACGCCCACCGCCTGCTGGCCGCGCGCGCCCGCGTCTGA
- a CDS encoding PP2C family protein-serine/threonine phosphatase, which translates to MKDPQIDYAAVFRALPGMVALLTPDLVYADANEDFLRLVGRTREQLLGRYIFDVFPENPNDPAAAGMQETKASMLRVVTSGERETMALLRYDIEDSARPGHWVEHYWSPVNAPVLDADGEVTLIVHRVEEITELVRAGRGADTGEDGDGRRGEALEAELYTRSRELQEVNERLRRAHAREREVALALQAAMLPAPTPVGHHRAAVRYRPAVGALNVCGDWYDLVDLHGDRIAVAVGDVVGHGLEAACVMGQLRSALSAAARVADGPARALDALGLYARHVPGAQSTTVVKVYVDWDTHTLAYSSAGHPPPALLHPDGSVTFLDRATDPPLGARPEHVPRPQARTAFTEGAVLVLYSDGLIERRDEDIDVGLARLADSLVRHGGSGPEEMADALLADLLPPTGSTDDTALVIIRL; encoded by the coding sequence ATGAAGGACCCGCAGATCGACTACGCGGCGGTCTTCCGCGCGCTGCCCGGCATGGTGGCGCTGCTGACCCCTGACCTCGTGTACGCCGATGCCAACGAGGACTTCCTCCGGCTGGTCGGCCGCACCCGCGAGCAGCTACTGGGCCGCTACATCTTCGACGTCTTCCCCGAGAACCCGAACGATCCGGCGGCGGCCGGAATGCAGGAGACCAAGGCGTCGATGCTGCGCGTGGTGACGTCCGGCGAGCGCGAGACGATGGCCCTGCTGCGCTACGACATCGAGGACTCCGCACGGCCCGGACACTGGGTGGAGCACTACTGGAGCCCGGTCAACGCCCCCGTGCTGGACGCGGACGGGGAGGTGACGCTGATCGTGCACCGGGTCGAGGAGATCACCGAGCTCGTCCGCGCCGGCCGCGGCGCGGACACGGGCGAAGACGGGGACGGGCGGCGGGGCGAGGCCCTGGAGGCCGAGCTCTACACCCGCTCCCGGGAGCTCCAGGAGGTCAACGAGCGGCTGCGCCGGGCCCACGCCCGTGAGCGCGAGGTCGCGCTGGCCCTCCAGGCCGCGATGCTGCCGGCGCCGACGCCGGTCGGACACCACCGCGCGGCCGTGCGCTACCGGCCCGCCGTCGGCGCGCTCAACGTGTGCGGCGACTGGTACGACCTCGTCGACCTGCACGGGGACCGCATCGCGGTCGCCGTCGGGGACGTCGTCGGCCACGGCCTGGAGGCCGCCTGCGTCATGGGGCAGCTGCGCAGTGCGCTGAGCGCGGCCGCGCGGGTCGCCGACGGCCCGGCCCGGGCCCTGGACGCGCTCGGGCTGTACGCCCGGCACGTCCCCGGCGCGCAGTCGACGACGGTGGTGAAGGTCTACGTCGACTGGGACACCCACACCCTCGCCTACAGCAGCGCCGGCCACCCGCCGCCCGCGCTGCTCCACCCCGACGGCTCGGTGACCTTCCTCGACCGGGCGACCGATCCGCCGCTCGGCGCCCGCCCCGAACACGTACCCCGGCCCCAGGCCCGTACGGCCTTCACGGAGGGGGCGGTCCTGGTCCTGTACTCGGACGGCCTGATCGAGCGCCGTGACGAGGACATCGACGTCGGCCTGGCCCGCCTCGCGGACTCACTCGTCCGGCACGGCGGCAGCGGCCCTGAGGAGATGGCCGACGCGCTCCTGGCCGACCTCCTGCCGCCCACGGGCAGCACCGACGACACGGCGCTGGTCATCATCCGCCTGTGA